The proteins below come from a single Garra rufa chromosome 25, GarRuf1.0, whole genome shotgun sequence genomic window:
- the znf800a gene encoding zinc finger protein 800a isoform X2, which produces MEAANSEDQGSRTSDKCCQTETLQACCCQTTETPQEPCGKNPVHAVEPGDPPLLQQQLQTSKSGIHQIIECFRSGTAQLKHMLLKEVDTIFECKICRSLFRGLPNLVTHKEHYCFSRQPQSDEPSQGGQSQAIKELLHAIYPQKDQEKHVIQLEAIETNPNAVFQQVAEVEIQDMSENPPPTPQTLIPLPEKKNRRKSILAPKKVPQSDFDDEMETEPEEPPAKEGQSCEEQIKIEPVEGEEEEEESAASEVKEMRISCCLCGKDFSSRRSVRRHCRKMHWQRMEELRKFTETRTVPTSLLSMVKDKHPIEPPPSPGKSCPVCKKSFATKANVRRHFDEVHRGLKRDLITPEIATRPGQPLLLDTRPPSPAKPPSSPLKQEKTQYNLTNCRCKLCKRKYSSQLMLRRHMRIVHKMPILENSSQKAKSKHERRDKVFTKKESLSSASDDDGNHGVSFDFKRIYCWLCKRQFSTSQNLGKHIAELHTDGNDSIYIKFYRCPICRYESRRKRDVIRHITVVHKKSSRYLAKVMPALENQAVKKPADAVLNSGSKKTNSKEEGNGKLKTQDPPDSPKSCQQDPLASSKAKKQESPTSPNTRKHSALTSLNTGKLESPLTPNRQDKNLPASKNPHVTRSHNVIKGAPITRSQETCTEVRVTKNFSLHACDMCGRAFAKKVYLETHRRRHRTAIASGDKLQGRSTRSKALI; this is translated from the exons ATGGAGGCTGCTAACAGCGAAGATCAGGGAAGCCGGACTAGTGACAAATGCTGCCAGACTGAGACACTTCAGGCCTGCTGTTGCCAAACAACAGAAACCCCTCAAGAGCCTTGTGGCAAAAATCCAG TTCATGCGGTTGAGCCTGGTGATCCACCCCTGCTTCAGCAGCAGCTCCAGACCTCCAAGTCAGGAATTCATCAAATTATTGAGTGTTTTCGCTCAG GTACAGCTCAACTCAAACACATGCTGCTGAAGGAGGTTGACACCATATTTGAGTGCAAAATCTGTCGAAGTCTGTTCCGTGGTCTACCAAATCTGGTCACTCACAAGGAGCACTACTGCTTTTCCCGACAACCTCAGTCAGATG AGCCTTCACAAGGTGGCCAGAGTCAAGCTATCAAAGAACTTCTTCATGCCATCTATCCACAGAAAGACCAAGAAAAACATGTCATTCAGCTGGAGGCCATTGAGACCAACCCAAATGCAGTGTTCCAACAAGTGGCAGAAGTGGAAATTCAGGACATGTCGGAAAACCCACCTCCTACACCCCAGACTCTGATCCCACTACCTGAGAAGAAAAATCGCCGCAAATCTATTTTGGCACCCAAAAAGGTCCCACAGTCAGATTTTGATGACGAGATGGAAACTGAACCGGAAGAACCACCTGCTAAAGAAGGTCAGAGCTGTGAAGAGCAAATAAAAATTGAGCCGGTAGAAGgggaggaagaagaagaagagagtGCTGCATCTGAGGTAAAGGAGATGAGGATTTCTTGCTGCCTTTGCGGAAAGGACTTCAGCTCCAGGCGTAGCGTCCGACGCCATTGCCGGAAGATGCATTGGCAAAGGATGGAGGAGTTACGCAAATTTACAGAGACACGAACAGTGCCTACAAGCCTGCTGTCTATGGTGAAGGACAAGCACCCTATTGAACCACCACCGTCTCCTGGGAAGAGTTGCCCAGTATGCAAAAAGTCCTTTGCCACCAAGGCCAATGTTCGTCGCCACTTTGACGAAGTCCATCGTGGTTTAAAGCGGGATTTAATCACACCAGAAATTGCCACAAGACCAGGCCAGCCTCTTCTACTTGACACTCGTCCTCCTTCTCCAGCAAAACCACCAAGCTCTCCTCTGAAGCAAGAGAAGACACAGTACAACCTGACGAATTGTCGCTGCAAGCTGTGCAAACGCAAATACAGCTCCCAGCTAATGCTTAGGCGGCACATGCGAATCGTTCACAAGATGCCCATTCTAGAAAACAGCTCTCAGAAGGCCAAATCGAAGCATGAGAGAAGAGATAAGGTTTTTACAAAGAAAGAGTCTCTCTCAAGTGCTTCAGACGATGATGGAAACCACGGTGTGAGTTTTGACTTCAAGAGGATCTACTGCTGGTTGTGTAAACGTCAGTTCAGTACCAGTCAGAATCTGGGCAAGCACATTGCCGAGCTGCACACTGATGGAAACGACAGCATCTACATCAAGTTTTACCGATGCCCCATCTGCAGATACGAGTCACGCCGGAAACGCGACGTCATTCGCCACATCACAGTGGTGCACAAGAAGTCATCACGCTACCTGGCGAAGGTTATGCCTGCCTTGGAGAACCAGGCAGTTAAGAAACCAGCTGATGCAGTCTTGAACAGCGGAAGCAAGAAAACAAACTCAAAAGAAGAGGGTAACGGGAAGCTTAAAACTCAAGACCCACCAGATTCTCCTAAAAGTTGTCAACAAGATCCTCTTGCATCTTCCAAAGCAAAGAAACAAGAATCCCCTACATCTCCAAACACTCGAAAGCATTCCGCTCTAACGTCCCTTAACACAGGCAAACTCGAGTCTCCACTTACACCAAATAGACAAGACAAGAACCTTCCAGCGTCCAAGAACCCGCATGTCACTCGCAGTCATAACGTTATCAAGGGGGCACCCATCACCAGAAGCCAGGAGACCTGCACGGAGGTTAGAGTAACGAAAAACTTTTCCCTTCACGCATGCGATATGTGTGGCCGGGCGTTTGCCAAAAAGGTCTACCTTGAGACGCACAGGCGGAGACACAGGACTGCCATCGCAAGTGGGGACAAATTACAAGGAAGAAGCACTCGATCAAAGGCCCTCATTTG A
- the znf800a gene encoding zinc finger protein 800a isoform X1 yields the protein MEAANSEDQGSRTSDKCCQTETLQACCCQTTETPQEPCGKNPVHAVEPGDPPLLQQQLQTSKSGIHQIIECFRSGTAQLKHMLLKEVDTIFECKICRSLFRGLPNLVTHKEHYCFSRQPQSDEPSQGGQSQAIKELLHAIYPQKDQEKHVIQLEAIETNPNAVFQQVAEVEIQDMSENPPPTPQTLIPLPEKKNRRKSILAPKKVPQSDFDDEMETEPEEPPAKEGQSCEEQIKIEPVEGEEEEEESAASEVKEMRISCCLCGKDFSSRRSVRRHCRKMHWQRMEELRKFTETRTVPTSLLSMVKDKHPIEPPPSPGKSCPVCKKSFATKANVRRHFDEVHRGLKRDLITPEIATRPGQPLLLDTRPPSPAKPPSSPLKQEKTQYNLTNCRCKLCKRKYSSQLMLRRHMRIVHKMPILENSSQKAKSKHERRDKVFTKKESLSSASDDDGNHGVSFDFKRIYCWLCKRQFSTSQNLGKHIAELHTDGNDSIYIKFYRCPICRYESRRKRDVIRHITVVHKKSSRYLAKVMPALENQAVKKPADAVLNSGSKKTNSKEEGNGKLKTQDPPDSPKSCQQDPLASSKAKKQESPTSPNTRKHSALTSLNTGKLESPLTPNRQDKNLPASKNPHVTRSHNVIKGAPITRSQETCTEVRVTKNFSLHACDMCGRAFAKKVYLETHRRRHRTAIASGDKLQGRSTRSKALIW from the exons ATGGAGGCTGCTAACAGCGAAGATCAGGGAAGCCGGACTAGTGACAAATGCTGCCAGACTGAGACACTTCAGGCCTGCTGTTGCCAAACAACAGAAACCCCTCAAGAGCCTTGTGGCAAAAATCCAG TTCATGCGGTTGAGCCTGGTGATCCACCCCTGCTTCAGCAGCAGCTCCAGACCTCCAAGTCAGGAATTCATCAAATTATTGAGTGTTTTCGCTCAG GTACAGCTCAACTCAAACACATGCTGCTGAAGGAGGTTGACACCATATTTGAGTGCAAAATCTGTCGAAGTCTGTTCCGTGGTCTACCAAATCTGGTCACTCACAAGGAGCACTACTGCTTTTCCCGACAACCTCAGTCAGATG AGCCTTCACAAGGTGGCCAGAGTCAAGCTATCAAAGAACTTCTTCATGCCATCTATCCACAGAAAGACCAAGAAAAACATGTCATTCAGCTGGAGGCCATTGAGACCAACCCAAATGCAGTGTTCCAACAAGTGGCAGAAGTGGAAATTCAGGACATGTCGGAAAACCCACCTCCTACACCCCAGACTCTGATCCCACTACCTGAGAAGAAAAATCGCCGCAAATCTATTTTGGCACCCAAAAAGGTCCCACAGTCAGATTTTGATGACGAGATGGAAACTGAACCGGAAGAACCACCTGCTAAAGAAGGTCAGAGCTGTGAAGAGCAAATAAAAATTGAGCCGGTAGAAGgggaggaagaagaagaagagagtGCTGCATCTGAGGTAAAGGAGATGAGGATTTCTTGCTGCCTTTGCGGAAAGGACTTCAGCTCCAGGCGTAGCGTCCGACGCCATTGCCGGAAGATGCATTGGCAAAGGATGGAGGAGTTACGCAAATTTACAGAGACACGAACAGTGCCTACAAGCCTGCTGTCTATGGTGAAGGACAAGCACCCTATTGAACCACCACCGTCTCCTGGGAAGAGTTGCCCAGTATGCAAAAAGTCCTTTGCCACCAAGGCCAATGTTCGTCGCCACTTTGACGAAGTCCATCGTGGTTTAAAGCGGGATTTAATCACACCAGAAATTGCCACAAGACCAGGCCAGCCTCTTCTACTTGACACTCGTCCTCCTTCTCCAGCAAAACCACCAAGCTCTCCTCTGAAGCAAGAGAAGACACAGTACAACCTGACGAATTGTCGCTGCAAGCTGTGCAAACGCAAATACAGCTCCCAGCTAATGCTTAGGCGGCACATGCGAATCGTTCACAAGATGCCCATTCTAGAAAACAGCTCTCAGAAGGCCAAATCGAAGCATGAGAGAAGAGATAAGGTTTTTACAAAGAAAGAGTCTCTCTCAAGTGCTTCAGACGATGATGGAAACCACGGTGTGAGTTTTGACTTCAAGAGGATCTACTGCTGGTTGTGTAAACGTCAGTTCAGTACCAGTCAGAATCTGGGCAAGCACATTGCCGAGCTGCACACTGATGGAAACGACAGCATCTACATCAAGTTTTACCGATGCCCCATCTGCAGATACGAGTCACGCCGGAAACGCGACGTCATTCGCCACATCACAGTGGTGCACAAGAAGTCATCACGCTACCTGGCGAAGGTTATGCCTGCCTTGGAGAACCAGGCAGTTAAGAAACCAGCTGATGCAGTCTTGAACAGCGGAAGCAAGAAAACAAACTCAAAAGAAGAGGGTAACGGGAAGCTTAAAACTCAAGACCCACCAGATTCTCCTAAAAGTTGTCAACAAGATCCTCTTGCATCTTCCAAAGCAAAGAAACAAGAATCCCCTACATCTCCAAACACTCGAAAGCATTCCGCTCTAACGTCCCTTAACACAGGCAAACTCGAGTCTCCACTTACACCAAATAGACAAGACAAGAACCTTCCAGCGTCCAAGAACCCGCATGTCACTCGCAGTCATAACGTTATCAAGGGGGCACCCATCACCAGAAGCCAGGAGACCTGCACGGAGGTTAGAGTAACGAAAAACTTTTCCCTTCACGCATGCGATATGTGTGGCCGGGCGTTTGCCAAAAAGGTCTACCTTGAGACGCACAGGCGGAGACACAGGACTGCCATCGCAAGTGGGGACAAATTACAAGGAAGAAGCACTCGATCAAAGGCCCTCATTTGGTAG